One window from the genome of Bacillota bacterium encodes:
- a CDS encoding glycosyltransferase family 4 protein yields MAERFDVLHVIRPADGGMKNHLLTLARGMHQRGVKVLVAGPAPLLAAFREVGLATAPVWIEPGPRVDRQVGALWHLVRLIRAHRVTVLHAHAAAAALAACPAGRLAGVPAVVVTMHGSVRLGGVWRQRAAIAAQKAVLRWSHRTICVAEYVRAELLELGLVRPERAVTVYNGIDPPVPQAGGGEALRRELGLPADRPVVGTLARLAPQKGVEYLLQAAAVLRDREHPVALVIAGDGPLRAPLEKTARALGVDARFLGYRPDAAGLLSLFDVFVLPSVTEGLPLVVLEAMAAGCPVVAAGVGGVPEAVEDGRTGRLVPARDPEALAQALASVLRDRARAQAMAAAASRRVSELFTREQMVQRTLAVYREALAAGGKDRVSAEFE; encoded by the coding sequence ATGGCGGAACGGTTCGACGTCCTGCACGTTATCAGGCCCGCGGACGGGGGCATGAAAAACCACCTCCTGACCCTGGCGCGGGGGATGCACCAGCGGGGCGTAAAGGTGCTGGTGGCCGGTCCCGCGCCCTTGCTCGCCGCCTTCCGGGAGGTGGGGCTCGCGACGGCCCCGGTGTGGATTGAACCCGGCCCGCGGGTCGACCGGCAGGTCGGGGCCCTGTGGCACCTCGTCCGGCTGATCCGCGCCCACCGGGTGACGGTGCTGCACGCCCACGCGGCGGCGGCCGCACTGGCGGCCTGCCCGGCGGGGCGTCTGGCCGGGGTCCCGGCGGTGGTGGTGACAATGCACGGGTCGGTCAGGCTGGGAGGCGTATGGCGGCAGCGCGCCGCTATCGCGGCGCAGAAAGCGGTGCTCCGGTGGTCCCACCGCACTATCTGCGTCGCGGAATACGTGCGCGCCGAGCTGCTGGAACTCGGGCTGGTACGGCCCGAACGGGCGGTGACCGTGTACAACGGGATCGACCCGCCGGTGCCGCAGGCCGGGGGTGGGGAGGCGCTGCGCCGGGAACTCGGATTGCCCGCGGACCGCCCGGTGGTGGGCACCCTGGCGCGCCTCGCCCCGCAAAAGGGAGTGGAATACCTCTTGCAGGCCGCGGCCGTACTGCGGGACCGGGAGCATCCGGTCGCTTTGGTGATCGCCGGCGACGGGCCGCTGAGGGCGCCGCTTGAAAAGACGGCCCGGGCGCTTGGGGTGGACGCCCGGTTTTTGGGATACCGCCCGGACGCAGCCGGCTTGTTAAGCTTGTTTGACGTGTTTGTGCTCCCTTCGGTCACCGAGGGCCTGCCGCTGGTGGTGCTGGAGGCGATGGCCGCAGGTTGCCCAGTGGTCGCCGCCGGGGTCGGCGGGGTGCCGGAGGCCGTGGAGGACGGCCGGACGGGCAGGCTCGTGCCGGCCCGTGACCCGGAGGCGCTGGCCCAAGCCTTGGCGAGCGTCCTGCGGGACCGGGCGAGAGCACAAGCCATGGCCGCGGCGGCCAGCAGACGCGTCAGCGAACTCTTCACCCGCGAACAGATGGTACAGCGCACCCTGGCGGTCTACCGCGAAGCCCTGGCGGCCGGGGGGAAAGACCGGGTGAGTGCAGAATTTGAGTAG
- a CDS encoding ferredoxin produces MQVEVDPELCISCGVCIEMCPEVFNWGNEDKAVAVRDEVPDDLEERAHDAMDGCPTEAILEH; encoded by the coding sequence TTGCAGGTGGAAGTCGATCCGGAACTTTGCATCAGCTGCGGGGTATGCATCGAGATGTGCCCGGAGGTGTTCAACTGGGGCAACGAGGACAAGGCGGTGGCGGTCAGGGACGAGGTGCCCGACGACCTGGAGGAACGCGCCCACGACGCCATGGACGGCTGCCCGACCGAGGCGATCCTGGAACATTAG
- a CDS encoding polysaccharide deacetylase family protein, giving the protein MYHKVNPDRYTGGWGLRVDPREFEWQMSYLAARGYSTITPDQLWAWLDHGAPLPPKPVLITFDDGYRDNYVCAYPIMREYGFFATVFVVANAVERTNYFDVDTQPVNVMLSWNEIRALDAAGWTIGAHTLDHPRLTAVSPGRAEHEVRGAREVLAERLGRPVQHFCYPYGEFNDHTVQTVADSGYMLAFTTVQGRVEAGDDPHTLKRLRVTGRTSRAQFARLLESRHPDFLTRLAGGSRPAGPGGPTKENSPLSGEPWPY; this is encoded by the coding sequence ATGTACCACAAGGTGAACCCGGACCGGTACACGGGCGGCTGGGGACTGCGGGTGGACCCACGGGAGTTCGAGTGGCAGATGAGCTACCTGGCGGCTCGGGGTTACAGCACCATTACCCCGGATCAGCTCTGGGCCTGGCTGGACCACGGTGCGCCCCTACCCCCGAAGCCGGTCCTCATCACTTTCGACGACGGCTACCGCGACAACTACGTCTGCGCCTACCCGATTATGCGCGAGTACGGGTTTTTTGCCACGGTCTTCGTGGTGGCCAACGCGGTCGAACGCACCAACTACTTCGACGTAGACACCCAGCCGGTGAACGTAATGTTGAGCTGGAATGAGATCCGGGCTTTGGACGCGGCCGGCTGGACTATCGGCGCCCACACCCTGGACCATCCCCGGTTGACCGCCGTCAGCCCGGGCCGGGCCGAGCACGAGGTACGCGGCGCGCGCGAAGTTCTGGCGGAGAGATTGGGCCGCCCCGTGCAGCACTTTTGCTACCCGTACGGCGAATTCAACGACCATACGGTCCAAACGGTGGCCGACTCCGGGTACATGCTCGCCTTCACCACCGTACAGGGCCGGGTCGAGGCCGGTGACGATCCCCACACCTTAAAGCGCCTGCGGGTGACCGGCCGCACCAGCCGAGCCCAGTTCGCGCGCCTCCTGGAAAGCCGACACCCGGATTTCCTCACCCGGCTTGCCGGTGGCAGCCGCCCCGCCGGCCCCGGAGGTCCGACAAAAGAAAACTCCCCTCTTTCAGGGGAGCCTTGGCCGTACTAA
- the sat gene encoding sulfate adenylyltransferase translates to MSLIGHGGKEIVERVMDPQEAVDKIRGLTQIPIRNQIAREVIMLSYGFFTPLEGFMTKADVDGVVENMRLASGVVWSIPIVFDMSSEEIAAKGIKEGDTLLLMSQNQPLATLDVEEIFEYDLKNMAAKIYGTDDEKHPGCARTYRYADRFIGGKVTLVNPPKMNEPYDAFFLTPRQMRAKIAEKGWERCVAHQTRNVPHSGHEWLMKHSWIACHADQPVEKTITGVVVSAVMGEKRKGDYIDEAIVLTHDALRKYGYFREDVHLTSIIMWDMRYAGPKEAIFHAIVRTNLGITHHMFGRDHAGVGSYYDPYDAHRIFDTISKEDLRITPIRVLEWWFCPLCGEVTYMGLCGHTKERQNFSGTVVRSIIQDGVKPPRIIFRPEVFDIILETAEKYGFGSAYVNDQYLAQRQPLFTVPPLEL, encoded by the coding sequence ATGAGTCTGATCGGGCACGGTGGAAAAGAAATTGTCGAACGGGTAATGGATCCGCAGGAGGCGGTGGATAAGATCCGTGGCCTCACCCAAATTCCGATCCGGAACCAGATCGCGCGCGAAGTCATCATGCTTTCCTACGGCTTCTTTACTCCGTTGGAAGGCTTCATGACCAAGGCCGATGTGGACGGCGTGGTCGAAAATATGCGCCTGGCGAGCGGAGTGGTTTGGTCAATCCCCATCGTCTTCGACATGTCCAGTGAGGAGATCGCCGCCAAGGGAATCAAAGAGGGGGATACCCTCCTGCTGATGTCCCAGAACCAGCCTTTGGCCACCCTGGACGTGGAGGAGATTTTCGAGTACGACCTGAAAAACATGGCCGCCAAAATCTACGGCACCGACGACGAAAAGCACCCGGGCTGCGCCCGGACCTACCGGTACGCCGACCGTTTCATCGGCGGGAAGGTTACCCTGGTGAACCCCCCGAAGATGAACGAGCCCTACGACGCGTTCTTCCTGACCCCGCGCCAGATGCGGGCCAAGATCGCCGAGAAGGGCTGGGAGCGCTGCGTCGCCCACCAGACCCGCAACGTGCCCCACAGCGGCCACGAGTGGCTGATGAAGCATTCCTGGATCGCCTGCCACGCCGACCAACCGGTGGAGAAGACGATCACCGGGGTCGTGGTCAGCGCGGTCATGGGCGAAAAGCGCAAGGGTGACTACATCGACGAGGCGATCGTTCTCACCCACGACGCCTTAAGAAAATACGGCTACTTCCGGGAAGACGTGCACCTCACCTCGATCATCATGTGGGACATGCGCTACGCCGGCCCGAAGGAAGCCATTTTCCACGCCATCGTCCGGACCAACCTGGGCATCACCCACCACATGTTCGGCCGCGACCACGCCGGCGTGGGCAGCTACTACGATCCGTACGACGCGCACCGCATCTTCGACACCATCTCCAAGGAGGACCTGCGCATCACGCCGATCCGGGTGCTGGAGTGGTGGTTCTGCCCGCTGTGCGGTGAGGTGACCTACATGGGCCTGTGCGGGCACACCAAGGAGCGCCAGAACTTCAGCGGCACGGTGGTCCGGAGCATCATCCAGGACGGCGTGAAGCCGCCGCGGATCATCTTCCGCCCCGAGGTGTTCGACATTATCCTGGAAACGGCGGAGAAGTACGGCTTCGGTTCCGCATACGTGAATGACCAGTACCTGGCGCAGAGGCAGCCGCTGTTTACGGTGCCGCCGCTCGAACTCTAG